One Solanum pennellii chromosome 10, SPENNV200 genomic region harbors:
- the LOC114074396 gene encoding uncharacterized protein LOC114074396 isoform X1 — MVQGINMAGGTVRRKSSGWSNPAILASMTTLSKNTRFSPRKGGTPTNIVTSTKSISPFISKTPPVTQNESNRTGMFGGRGRGKSSGKNNSFIRVNMPTIPKPTTISPQQGGTPTNIETLTQSTRPTISEKPPATSNDSNLIGQGISTRSNVPTGHTNTVAEGESHSSHPRTLVFLTSSELEPSQICSRSYPNLSKKLLISIESIGKVFQMM; from the exons ATGGTTCAAGGAATTA ATATGGCTGGAGGCACAGTTCGTAGAAAATCCTCAGGTTGGAGTAATCCTGCTATTCTTGCAAGCATGACAACTCTTTCCAAGAACACTAGATTTTCTCCTCGAAAAGGTGGTACCCCGACCAATATTGTAACGTCAACTAAGAGTATTAGCCCATTCATCTCAAAGACACCTCCAGTTACACAAAATGAGAGTAACCGAACAG gTATGTTTGGAGGCAGAGGTCGTGGAAAATCCTCAGGTAAGAATAATTCTTTTATTCGTGTAAACATGCCAACTATTCCCAAGCCCACTACAATTTCTCCTCAACAAGGTGGTACCCCGACCAATATTGAAACGTTAACTCAAAGTACTCGCCCAACCATCTCCGAGAAACCTCCAGCTACATCAAATGACAGTAACCTAATAGGTCAAGGTATTTCTACCCGTAGCAATGTTCCAACAGGTCATACAAATACAGTTGCTGAAGGTGAATCCCACAGTAGCCATCCAAGGACCCTCGTCTTTCTAACTTCTTCAGA ACTGGAACCTTCTCAAATATGCTCTAGATCATATCcaaatctttcaaaaaaattgttgatcTCAATTGAATCAATTGGTAAGGTGTTTCAAATGATGTAA
- the LOC114074396 gene encoding uncharacterized protein LOC114074396 isoform X2: MAGGTVRRKSSGWSNPAILASMTTLSKNTRFSPRKGGTPTNIVTSTKSISPFISKTPPVTQNESNRTGMFGGRGRGKSSGKNNSFIRVNMPTIPKPTTISPQQGGTPTNIETLTQSTRPTISEKPPATSNDSNLIGQGISTRSNVPTGHTNTVAEGESHSSHPRTLVFLTSSELEPSQICSRSYPNLSKKLLISIESIGKVFQMM; this comes from the exons ATGGCTGGAGGCACAGTTCGTAGAAAATCCTCAGGTTGGAGTAATCCTGCTATTCTTGCAAGCATGACAACTCTTTCCAAGAACACTAGATTTTCTCCTCGAAAAGGTGGTACCCCGACCAATATTGTAACGTCAACTAAGAGTATTAGCCCATTCATCTCAAAGACACCTCCAGTTACACAAAATGAGAGTAACCGAACAG gTATGTTTGGAGGCAGAGGTCGTGGAAAATCCTCAGGTAAGAATAATTCTTTTATTCGTGTAAACATGCCAACTATTCCCAAGCCCACTACAATTTCTCCTCAACAAGGTGGTACCCCGACCAATATTGAAACGTTAACTCAAAGTACTCGCCCAACCATCTCCGAGAAACCTCCAGCTACATCAAATGACAGTAACCTAATAGGTCAAGGTATTTCTACCCGTAGCAATGTTCCAACAGGTCATACAAATACAGTTGCTGAAGGTGAATCCCACAGTAGCCATCCAAGGACCCTCGTCTTTCTAACTTCTTCAGA ACTGGAACCTTCTCAAATATGCTCTAGATCATATCcaaatctttcaaaaaaattgttgatcTCAATTGAATCAATTGGTAAGGTGTTTCAAATGATGTAA